The proteins below are encoded in one region of Methanosarcina barkeri 3:
- a CDS encoding GNAT family N-acetyltransferase — protein sequence MQLEYSVREAELSDLHKIMVLYKAVATRSGGIARQADEVTETYVRNFIERCHETGIILTIENPLNPEILIAEVHTCSPGIKVFSHLFSDLTIVVHPDYQGKGIGSLLFRALFKEIELKHPEIIRVELIAKESNQKAIRLYKKFGFKAEGKLEKRISGKTGELEADIPMAWIRKEWQLL from the coding sequence ATGCAACTGGAATACAGTGTAAGAGAAGCCGAACTTTCGGATCTTCATAAAATCATGGTGCTTTATAAGGCTGTTGCAACCCGATCGGGTGGAATTGCAAGGCAAGCCGATGAGGTCACTGAAACTTATGTCCGAAATTTCATCGAGAGATGCCATGAAACAGGAATTATTCTGACAATTGAAAATCCTTTAAATCCTGAAATCTTGATAGCTGAAGTTCATACCTGCAGCCCGGGTATAAAGGTTTTTTCACATCTTTTCAGCGACCTTACAATAGTTGTGCATCCGGACTATCAGGGTAAAGGTATAGGGTCATTGCTCTTTCGAGCTTTGTTTAAAGAAATAGAATTAAAACATCCTGAGATCATCAGAGTTGAACTCATCGCAAAGGAAAGCAACCAAAAAGCCATAAGGCTTTACAAGAAATTTGGTTTCAAGGCTGAAGGAAAGCTTGAAAAACGGATTTCAGGCAAAACTGGAGAACTGGAAGCAGACATTCCTATGGCCTGGATCAGGAAGGAATGGCAGTTGCTTTAA
- a CDS encoding 4Fe-4S dicluster domain-containing protein, whose translation MGMLNLVLANVSRKPATRLYPFEVRAPFKEFKGRIVFNPENCILCGLCQKKCPPDAITVTKADKTWELNVFRCIMCTECVNGCPKDCISISNERAKTGAKEFIKVAVPIVDKPKAETPKAPKAETPKAASSK comes from the coding sequence ATGGGCATGTTAAACCTTGTACTAGCAAATGTTTCTCGTAAACCTGCTACCAGACTTTACCCCTTCGAGGTAAGGGCACCTTTTAAGGAGTTCAAAGGAAGAATTGTTTTTAATCCTGAGAACTGTATTCTCTGCGGACTATGCCAAAAGAAATGTCCACCTGACGCAATAACAGTTACTAAGGCCGACAAAACATGGGAACTCAATGTATTTAGATGCATTATGTGCACTGAATGCGTTAATGGATGCCCAAAAGATTGTATATCAATCTCTAACGAAAGAGCAAAGACTGGTGCTAAGGAATTTATTAAGGTAGCGGTTCCAATAGTGGACAAGCCAAAAGCAGAAACTCCAAAAGCTCCAAAAGCAGAAACTCCAAAAGCAGCGTCTTCAAAATGA
- a CDS encoding nickel-dependent hydrogenase large subunit, translated as MTTVIPFGPQHPVLPEPVSLKLEIDNDVVVGVLPSLGYVHRGLEKFIDTKDYNQTTYICERICGICSALHGITYTRAVEKLFDTEIPERAQYIRVIVGELNRLHSHLLWLGLFADGFGFESLFYECWKYREEVLDVAERICGNRVIHSISKVGGVTNDLTKEHIDMLLKMCDSLEPEIKNIEKVFVNNYTVKQRLVGLATMPKQLAYEAGTAGPTLRGSGNAIDVRETSDWDIYKDLGFKTAVEKDGDCYARTKVRITELYNSITIVRNAISKLPDGEIATRVKGFPTGEAIMRTEQPRGEVVYYVKGNGTKNLERLKVRTPTFANIPSLLLMLPGVKLADVPIVVLTIDPCISCTER; from the coding sequence ATGACAACCGTAATACCTTTTGGTCCTCAGCATCCCGTTTTACCCGAACCAGTTTCGTTAAAACTCGAAATTGACAACGATGTTGTTGTTGGAGTACTTCCCTCACTGGGCTACGTTCATAGAGGACTTGAGAAGTTCATAGACACGAAAGACTATAATCAAACCACCTATATTTGTGAAAGAATATGCGGAATATGCAGCGCTCTCCATGGTATAACTTATACACGGGCAGTCGAAAAACTATTTGATACCGAAATTCCCGAAAGAGCGCAGTATATAAGAGTAATAGTTGGTGAACTTAACAGACTTCACAGTCACCTTCTCTGGCTTGGCCTGTTTGCTGATGGTTTTGGGTTTGAAAGCCTATTTTATGAATGCTGGAAGTACAGAGAGGAAGTACTGGATGTAGCGGAGAGGATCTGTGGAAACAGAGTCATACATTCAATATCTAAAGTTGGAGGAGTTACCAACGATCTGACAAAAGAACATATTGATATGCTTTTGAAAATGTGTGATTCACTGGAACCCGAGATTAAAAATATTGAAAAAGTATTCGTAAACAATTACACAGTTAAGCAAAGACTTGTGGGATTAGCTACAATGCCGAAACAGCTCGCATACGAAGCTGGAACAGCTGGTCCTACACTTAGAGGAAGCGGAAATGCTATTGACGTGAGAGAGACATCAGATTGGGATATCTACAAGGATCTCGGTTTTAAGACAGCTGTTGAAAAGGATGGAGATTGTTACGCCAGAACTAAAGTAAGAATCACTGAGTTATATAACTCTATTACTATTGTAAGAAACGCAATCTCCAAGCTGCCTGACGGTGAGATTGCAACACGTGTAAAAGGCTTCCCTACTGGAGAAGCGATTATGAGAACAGAGCAGCCCAGAGGTGAAGTTGTATACTATGTGAAAGGTAATGGTACTAAAAATCTGGAAAGACTTAAAGTAAGGACACCTACCTTTGCAAACATACCTTCACTGTTACTTATGTTACCAGGAGTCAAACTCGCTGATGTGCCTATAGTTGTACTTACTATAGATCCTTGCATTAGCTGCACTGAAAGATAA
- a CDS encoding NADH-quinone oxidoreductase subunit C produces the protein MLDNVIQNITEIKGSGELLKAVEGLKSDGYRYSTMICLKANEGHEFIYIFEKDNKLKNLRYFVKPGEKPKSVSGIYLCALLIENEYQDLFGLTFEGLAIDYKGHLYLTPNSPKAPLA, from the coding sequence ATGCTTGATAATGTGATTCAAAATATAACAGAGATAAAAGGCAGCGGTGAACTGCTAAAAGCAGTTGAGGGTTTAAAAAGCGATGGCTATCGATATTCTACTATGATATGCCTGAAAGCTAACGAAGGCCATGAATTTATATATATCTTTGAGAAAGATAATAAGTTAAAGAATTTAAGATACTTTGTGAAACCAGGTGAGAAACCCAAGAGCGTTTCAGGCATTTATTTATGTGCGCTTTTGATCGAAAACGAGTACCAGGATCTTTTCGGATTAACTTTCGAAGGTTTAGCAATAGATTATAAGGGTCACCTTTACCTGACACCAAACAGTCCAAAAGCTCCCTTAGCCTAA
- a CDS encoding NADH-quinone oxidoreductase subunit B family protein translates to MSLAKSPWIIHVNVNSCNGCDIEVVACLTPLYDAERFGVLNIGTPKQADIMVVTGSVNYKNVNVLKNLYNQIPDPKVVLAVGACASTGGIFHDCYNVVGGVDQVIPVDAYVPGCCPRPEAILDGVVAALSILENKKKGNIKGKEVKLKGNEVPSNA, encoded by the coding sequence ATGAGTTTGGCAAAATCCCCATGGATTATACATGTAAACGTGAACAGTTGCAATGGCTGCGATATTGAAGTAGTGGCCTGTCTTACTCCTTTATATGATGCTGAAAGATTCGGTGTTTTGAACATCGGTACTCCGAAGCAAGCTGATATAATGGTGGTTACAGGCTCGGTGAATTATAAGAACGTAAATGTGCTTAAAAATCTCTATAATCAGATTCCTGATCCAAAAGTTGTTCTAGCTGTAGGCGCCTGTGCATCTACAGGTGGGATATTCCATGACTGCTATAATGTAGTAGGGGGAGTAGACCAGGTTATACCTGTAGATGCATATGTTCCCGGATGCTGCCCAAGGCCTGAAGCCATACTTGACGGCGTAGTAGCAGCGCTTTCAATACTTGAAAATAAAAAGAAAGGGAATATCAAAGGAAAAGAAGTAAAATTGAAAGGAAACGAGGTGCCATCAAATGCTTGA
- a CDS encoding respiratory chain complex I subunit 1 family protein → MNTNDILLAVLVLIGAPIIGCIASGIDRKITARLQGRVGPPLLQPYYDVKKLLSKDNMVVNPSQNFYVVVYLVFIVLSLLMLVFKQDFLMIIFVYTVASIALIVGGMSTGSPYARIGSSREIMAILSYEPVLILYALAIYLLTGTFKLSAVVDASSPLLVYTPLIFIAMIVVLNIKLKKSPFDYSTSHHGHQELVKGMTTEYGGPGFATIEIAHFYEYVFLTGLIFLFWASNPIIGVLLGIIAYLLIIVIDNITARVYWQWMLKLSWSVLLIISIVNIAFLYVSGVQLA, encoded by the coding sequence ATGAATACGAACGACATTCTATTAGCTGTTCTTGTTTTAATTGGTGCTCCTATTATCGGCTGTATAGCTTCAGGAATTGACCGAAAAATTACTGCAAGATTGCAGGGTAGAGTAGGCCCTCCTCTTTTGCAGCCATATTACGACGTTAAGAAACTCCTTAGCAAAGACAACATGGTTGTAAATCCATCGCAAAACTTTTACGTAGTCGTGTACCTTGTCTTTATAGTTCTGAGCCTCTTAATGTTAGTTTTCAAACAAGACTTCTTGATGATAATATTCGTCTATACAGTAGCTTCGATAGCTCTAATTGTAGGAGGAATGAGCACTGGTTCTCCATATGCTAGAATAGGAAGTTCAAGGGAAATAATGGCTATATTGTCTTATGAACCAGTTTTGATATTATATGCTCTTGCAATCTACCTGCTTACCGGCACTTTCAAACTATCTGCGGTGGTAGATGCGTCATCCCCTCTGCTAGTGTATACACCTCTTATATTCATAGCAATGATAGTTGTTCTGAATATTAAACTGAAAAAGTCACCCTTTGACTATTCAACATCTCACCATGGTCACCAGGAGCTGGTTAAAGGTATGACGACCGAATATGGAGGGCCAGGGTTTGCCACTATTGAGATTGCACACTTCTATGAATATGTGTTTTTAACAGGACTCATATTCTTATTTTGGGCATCAAACCCAATAATAGGTGTGCTTTTAGGTATCATTGCTTACTTGCTTATAATTGTCATAGACAATATTACCGCAAGAGTATACTGGCAGTGGATGCTCAAACTGAGTTGGTCAGTCCTGCTAATTATTTCGATCGTGAACATAGCATTCCTGTACGTTAGCGGAGTCCAATTAGCTTAA
- a CDS encoding NADH-quinone oxidoreductase subunit L, producing MIENTVMLLIIVPILFSLLFVALPKSLYKYLAWAFFIIGVALSVNLVLDGTGVVQIGEPNFAMFENIVLILEVLVILFILAVSAKYKNWPTLGLGIVSAALFAYTFTNVPGAEGASFNIDQFSQIMILIVNIVGTAIILFATGYMDEYEEHRHLHRQKTFYFTMSFFLAAMNGLVMADTLGWLFLFWELTTLCSFVLISYNMDEEGINNGFRALALNLVGGIALSIGIILLATKYEIITLSGIGTYAGTDAAAMAAVALPVALLCIGGFAKSAQMPFQSWLLGAMVAPTPVSALLHSSTMVNAGVFLVVKLVPAFAGSSLGTAIAVYGSFTFVMCSALALSQRNAKRVLAYSTIANLGLIIASAGIGTPLAVAAAIMLILFHAISKALLFLCTGEIEHTIGSRDIEDMSGLINKAPLLTTLAALGMVSMLLPPFGVLLTKWVSMEAASSNPVVIVFLILGSALTTVYYAKWLGTILSSSMDKNAVPHKKPETYFPLSFLGLAIVVTSIFVFSIYNYFIKPQVEILLKTAPVISGQAGQFTSEIGAFAYAAIFVVLALAVLIYLATKNMFTPRTSSYYMCGENNLEKDRLMFRNGLCSYEKSSVSNIYLQNTFGESKLTTLGYAISIILIVIALAGVGL from the coding sequence ATGATAGAAAACACCGTTATGCTATTAATTATAGTACCCATACTGTTTTCGTTATTATTTGTAGCCCTTCCTAAATCGCTATATAAGTACCTGGCTTGGGCTTTTTTCATAATAGGAGTAGCTTTATCAGTTAATTTAGTATTGGATGGTACTGGAGTAGTTCAGATTGGTGAACCAAATTTCGCAATGTTTGAAAACATTGTTCTCATACTTGAAGTACTGGTAATACTATTTATTCTTGCGGTGTCAGCAAAATATAAAAACTGGCCTACACTCGGACTAGGAATTGTTTCGGCAGCTTTATTTGCTTACACCTTTACCAATGTTCCAGGTGCTGAAGGTGCTTCTTTTAATATTGACCAATTTTCTCAGATAATGATATTAATTGTTAATATAGTCGGTACTGCGATTATATTATTTGCAACCGGTTATATGGATGAATATGAAGAACACAGACACCTACACAGACAAAAAACTTTCTACTTTACAATGAGTTTTTTCCTGGCAGCCATGAATGGTCTGGTAATGGCTGACACACTGGGATGGCTGTTCCTTTTCTGGGAGCTAACAACTCTGTGTTCTTTCGTGTTGATTTCATATAACATGGATGAGGAAGGAATAAATAACGGTTTCAGGGCTCTTGCTTTAAACCTGGTTGGTGGAATTGCTTTATCCATAGGCATAATTCTTCTTGCTACTAAATATGAAATAATTACTCTTTCTGGGATTGGAACTTATGCTGGAACTGATGCAGCAGCAATGGCCGCTGTAGCTCTTCCTGTTGCTTTACTCTGTATCGGAGGCTTTGCGAAATCTGCTCAGATGCCTTTCCAGAGCTGGCTCTTAGGCGCAATGGTAGCTCCAACCCCGGTTTCTGCCTTACTGCACTCAAGCACAATGGTGAATGCAGGTGTGTTTTTAGTTGTCAAACTTGTACCAGCTTTTGCGGGTTCGAGCCTCGGAACAGCTATTGCAGTTTATGGTAGCTTTACTTTCGTTATGTGTTCAGCTTTAGCCTTATCTCAAAGAAATGCTAAAAGAGTGCTAGCGTATTCAACTATTGCAAACCTGGGACTAATTATCGCAAGCGCTGGAATAGGCACACCTCTGGCTGTAGCTGCTGCGATTATGCTTATCCTGTTCCACGCCATATCAAAGGCTCTCCTCTTCCTGTGCACAGGTGAAATTGAGCACACCATAGGAAGTAGAGATATCGAAGACATGTCAGGACTAATAAACAAGGCTCCCCTTCTCACTACTCTTGCAGCTCTGGGAATGGTTTCCATGCTCTTGCCTCCTTTCGGAGTACTGCTCACAAAGTGGGTGTCAATGGAAGCTGCTTCAAGCAACCCTGTTGTAATAGTATTTCTCATCCTCGGAAGTGCACTCACTACAGTTTATTATGCTAAGTGGCTTGGAACAATTCTGTCATCCAGCATGGACAAAAATGCAGTTCCGCATAAAAAACCGGAGACTTATTTCCCATTGTCCTTCCTTGGACTAGCCATTGTAGTTACAAGTATTTTTGTATTCTCGATATACAACTACTTCATTAAACCTCAGGTCGAAATTCTGCTCAAAACCGCTCCTGTTATCTCAGGACAGGCTGGACAATTTACCTCTGAAATAGGGGCATTTGCTTATGCAGCAATATTCGTAGTGCTTGCTCTGGCAGTTCTGATCTATCTAGCTACCAAAAACATGTTTACTCCTCGTACATCCAGCTATTACATGTGTGGGGAAAACAACCTTGAAAAGGATAGATTAATGTTCAGAAACGGACTTTGCAGTTACGAAAAAAGCAGCGTCTCCAACATCTATCTCCAGAACACTTTTGGAGAAAGTAAACTTACAACGCTCGGATACGCAATATCTATAATTCTTATTGTAATTGCGTTAGCAGGGGTAGGATTATGA
- a CDS encoding permease: MVDIFYPLQWIADKLTYDVFGIARDTHLAASVNFIIYDVMKIFLLLAVMIFFISYLRTYITPERTRKVLGNKKGIKYYFFASLLGTVTPFCSCSSVPIFIGFVEAGVPLGVTFSFLITSPLVNEAAVAALWATLGLKATVIYIVSGVVLGVIGGYLIGIMKLERYVEDFVYKIKVGQQTTKPEELTVKERVNTAFENVKDIVGRVWIYVIIGVSIGGIFHGYAPEGILEKYAGKDNLFAVPIAVLIGVPLYSNVMAMIPIIESLIGKGLPIGTSLAFLMSVTAVSLPEMIILKKVLKNELISIFVSIVAISIIFTGYLFNILL, encoded by the coding sequence ATGGTAGATATATTTTATCCTCTTCAATGGATTGCAGACAAGCTAACATACGACGTTTTCGGGATTGCACGTGACACGCACCTTGCAGCTAGTGTTAACTTTATTATTTACGATGTAATGAAAATTTTCTTGCTGCTTGCAGTGATGATTTTTTTCATTTCTTATCTCAGGACCTATATTACGCCCGAAAGAACCAGGAAGGTGCTTGGAAATAAAAAAGGGATTAAGTATTACTTTTTTGCGTCTCTCCTCGGAACAGTAACTCCTTTTTGTTCGTGTTCTTCAGTTCCGATTTTTATAGGGTTTGTAGAAGCAGGCGTACCTCTTGGAGTTACTTTTTCCTTCCTGATAACTTCTCCTCTCGTAAATGAAGCCGCAGTTGCTGCTCTCTGGGCAACTCTCGGCCTTAAAGCAACAGTGATCTATATTGTATCAGGAGTTGTACTGGGAGTTATTGGGGGTTATCTGATTGGTATTATGAAGCTGGAAAGGTACGTGGAGGACTTTGTTTATAAGATAAAAGTAGGGCAGCAGACTACAAAACCCGAGGAGCTGACTGTAAAGGAACGAGTAAACACTGCATTTGAAAATGTAAAAGACATTGTGGGAAGGGTATGGATCTATGTAATTATAGGCGTTAGCATAGGAGGTATTTTCCACGGATATGCACCTGAAGGTATTTTGGAAAAATATGCAGGTAAAGACAACCTGTTTGCAGTTCCGATTGCCGTCCTGATCGGAGTTCCATTGTACTCAAATGTTATGGCAATGATTCCTATCATAGAAAGCCTGATTGGGAAAGGTCTTCCTATAGGAACTTCTCTTGCGTTCCTTATGTCCGTTACAGCTGTTTCCCTGCCTGAAATGATCATCCTTAAAAAAGTGCTTAAAAATGAGCTAATATCGATTTTTGTCTCAATTGTGGCAATTTCGATAATCTTTACGGGATATCTATTCAATATCCTTTTATAA
- a CDS encoding putative zinc-binding protein, with product MPEETKCACGSANVAIFPCAGAANIGQLSNRVAIELEKQGIGNLMCTAGIGARAPGLMKSAEASDRIITIDGCPLNCASKTLELAGFKPDRQIVISEFGIKKSKKRDLEDQEVADTLRKVMEILQSE from the coding sequence ATGCCAGAAGAAACAAAATGTGCATGTGGTTCGGCAAACGTGGCAATTTTTCCTTGTGCTGGAGCAGCAAATATAGGCCAGCTCTCAAACAGAGTCGCAATCGAACTCGAAAAGCAGGGGATAGGAAACCTGATGTGTACTGCCGGAATAGGTGCAAGAGCGCCAGGACTTATGAAGTCTGCAGAAGCTTCTGATCGTATTATTACAATTGATGGTTGTCCTTTGAACTGTGCCAGCAAGACACTTGAGCTTGCAGGGTTTAAACCTGATAGACAGATCGTAATTTCCGAGTTCGGAATCAAAAAAAGCAAGAAAAGAGATCTTGAAGACCAGGAAGTAGCAGACACTCTCAGGAAAGTCATGGAGATCCTTCAATCAGAGTGA
- a CDS encoding thioredoxin family protein translates to MKIEILGTGCSKCNKTKEIVEKAVKETGVDAEIIKVEDFDKILGYGVMVTPALVVDGDVKAAGKVPSVDEIKKWIKK, encoded by the coding sequence ATGAAAATCGAAATACTTGGTACAGGATGTTCAAAGTGCAACAAAACAAAAGAAATTGTTGAGAAAGCTGTAAAGGAAACAGGTGTAGATGCTGAAATCATCAAGGTAGAAGATTTCGATAAAATTCTGGGATATGGGGTCATGGTCACTCCTGCTCTTGTAGTTGACGGAGACGTTAAAGCCGCAGGTAAAGTTCCAAGTGTCGATGAGATCAAAAAGTGGATTAAAAAATAA
- a CDS encoding magnesium transporter CorA family protein translates to MLQIFKSTDSGLVTLDQVEDGTWINLTNPIEQEILSISESLNIPVEHLKAALDEEERSRIEVDEGCTVVLIDIPVPNTNLQDGGIYYTIPLGIIITDRNIVTVSLQENYVISSFIERRIKSFYTFKKTRFLLQILYKNSKLYLQYLRRIDKASDKIESKLHKSLKNEELIQLLGLEKSLVYFSTSLKSNEIVLEKILRSTPVKMYPEDTDLLEDVIVENKQAIEMANIYSNILTGTMDAYASVISNNLNIVMKFLTSATIVLSVPTMVASFFGMNVDVPFENNPHAFVIIFIISLVFSTILAFTMVRKQLF, encoded by the coding sequence ATGCTTCAAATATTCAAATCAACAGATTCCGGACTGGTAACTCTTGATCAGGTTGAAGACGGTACATGGATTAATCTTACAAATCCGATAGAGCAGGAAATTCTCTCTATATCAGAAAGTCTGAATATTCCAGTTGAACACCTCAAAGCTGCACTCGATGAAGAAGAACGTTCCAGAATTGAAGTAGATGAAGGCTGTACTGTCGTATTAATAGATATACCCGTACCGAACACGAACTTGCAGGATGGAGGAATTTATTATACAATTCCCCTTGGGATTATAATTACCGACAGAAATATCGTTACCGTTTCCCTTCAGGAGAATTATGTTATTAGTAGCTTTATTGAAAGGAGAATAAAATCCTTTTATACATTCAAAAAAACACGGTTTCTTTTACAGATCCTGTATAAAAACTCAAAGTTATATCTTCAGTATCTCAGGCGCATTGATAAAGCAAGCGATAAAATTGAATCCAAATTACATAAGTCTCTGAAGAACGAGGAATTAATTCAGCTTCTCGGACTGGAAAAAAGCCTGGTATATTTCTCTACATCTTTAAAAAGCAATGAAATAGTCCTTGAGAAAATTCTTAGGTCTACTCCTGTCAAAATGTATCCTGAAGACACGGATCTCCTTGAGGATGTTATTGTCGAAAACAAGCAAGCAATTGAAATGGCAAATATCTATAGCAATATCCTGACCGGAACGATGGACGCATATGCTTCGGTTATTTCCAATAACTTAAATATTGTTATGAAATTCCTTACTTCAGCTACAATCGTCTTATCAGTCCCAACAATGGTTGCCAGTTTCTTTGGGATGAACGTTGACGTCCCCTTCGAGAATAATCCTCATGCATTTGTAATTATTTTCATAATATCGTTAGTTTTCTCGACTATCCTGGCTTTCACAATGGTAAGAAAACAACTATTCTAA
- a CDS encoding ammonium transporter, with product MLNTGSTGFMLLATSLVMLMTPGLAFFYGGLSCKRNILGIMMQSFVSMGLTTILWFFIGYSLCFSGGEGAIIGNLDKMFLHGIAPTTIFKDMGFPEIVFVAYQMMFAIITPALITGAFANRVTFKAYFIFLVLWQLFVYYPFVHMVWGGGLLAQMGVLDFAGGIVVHATAGFAALASVFYVGSRKYNKITKPNNIPLMAIGTALLWFGWYGFNAGSELNVDGITSLAFLNSDIAASFAAITWMTIEWYKERKPKFVGLMTGAVAGLATITPAAGLVSLPVAALMGILGSVVCYFAVHLKNKMEWDDALDVWGVHGIGGVTGTILLGIFASTAINPAGADGLLNGGTAFFIKEVVVVAATSVYAFVFTYIMLMLINLVTPVRVTDEDQLIGLDISMHGECAYDTIH from the coding sequence ATGTTAAATACCGGTTCTACAGGCTTTATGCTGCTTGCGACAAGTCTTGTGATGCTAATGACCCCTGGTCTGGCATTCTTTTACGGAGGACTTTCCTGTAAGCGGAATATTTTAGGAATTATGATGCAAAGCTTTGTCTCGATGGGATTGACAACTATTTTATGGTTTTTCATAGGTTATTCCCTGTGCTTTAGCGGGGGAGAAGGTGCAATTATCGGAAACCTGGACAAAATGTTTTTGCATGGAATTGCTCCAACCACAATATTCAAAGATATGGGGTTCCCGGAAATTGTATTCGTAGCTTACCAGATGATGTTTGCAATTATAACTCCGGCTCTGATTACGGGAGCATTTGCAAACCGGGTTACTTTTAAGGCTTATTTTATTTTCCTTGTTCTCTGGCAGCTTTTTGTTTACTATCCTTTTGTCCATATGGTCTGGGGAGGCGGTCTGCTTGCACAAATGGGAGTTCTTGATTTTGCAGGCGGAATCGTTGTCCATGCTACAGCCGGCTTTGCAGCTCTTGCTTCTGTTTTTTATGTAGGCTCAAGAAAGTACAACAAAATAACAAAGCCAAACAATATTCCGTTAATGGCTATAGGTACTGCTCTTCTGTGGTTTGGATGGTACGGCTTTAACGCTGGAAGCGAACTCAATGTAGATGGAATTACCTCACTTGCATTCCTGAATAGCGACATTGCAGCCTCTTTTGCAGCAATCACCTGGATGACAATAGAATGGTATAAGGAAAGAAAACCAAAGTTCGTAGGGCTTATGACAGGTGCAGTTGCAGGCCTTGCAACCATTACTCCGGCAGCAGGTCTTGTTTCTTTACCTGTGGCTGCATTAATGGGAATCCTCGGATCAGTTGTCTGTTATTTTGCCGTACATCTTAAAAACAAGATGGAATGGGATGATGCTCTTGATGTATGGGGTGTACATGGAATTGGTGGCGTTACCGGAACAATTCTACTTGGAATCTTTGCCTCGACGGCTATAAACCCGGCAGGAGCAGATGGCCTGCTTAACGGCGGCACAGCATTCTTTATTAAAGAAGTTGTGGTTGTTGCCGCTACTTCAGTCTATGCATTTGTGTTTACCTACATTATGCTGATGTTAATAAACTTGGTAACTCCGGTCAGGGTTACGGATGAAGATCAGCTTATAGGCCTGGATATCTCTATGCATGGAGAATGTGCCTACGATACTATTCACTGA
- a CDS encoding ammonium transporter, protein MAIEGADTVWVLISAALVLLMLPGLALFYGGLVQRKNVLSSMMHSFVAMGVMALEWVLIGYSLAFADGNWFVGGLGHAFLRGIDAYSVTGTIPTYAFIAFQGMFAIITPALISGAIVGRVKFKSYIAFIALWGLIVYAPVCHWVWGGGFLTGEALDFAGGTVVHITSGVSSLAILTYIGKRRGFGVDPLKPHNVTLTLLGGGLLWFGWFGFNAGSALAANEIAALAFITTLIAPAAAGFVWMALEWRHFGYPTALGFATGVLAGLVAITPCAGFVTPMAAIPIGMITSFVCYKAVGLKERFGYDDSLDAFGVHGVGGIVGALLVGVFASVGGTGLLLGNTSQMLIQLQGVVITIVYAAVGTLLIGFILNRTIGLKVTESEENIGLDKTQHGEIAYNV, encoded by the coding sequence ATGGCTATCGAAGGAGCAGACACGGTATGGGTATTAATCTCAGCCGCACTTGTATTACTAATGCTTCCTGGGCTTGCGTTATTCTATGGCGGATTGGTCCAGCGTAAAAATGTTCTTAGCAGTATGATGCATTCATTTGTTGCAATGGGTGTCATGGCTCTGGAATGGGTATTGATAGGTTACTCGCTTGCATTTGCAGATGGCAACTGGTTTGTTGGTGGCCTTGGGCATGCATTCCTGAGAGGAATTGATGCATACTCAGTAACTGGCACAATTCCGACTTATGCATTCATTGCATTTCAGGGAATGTTTGCAATAATTACACCTGCTCTGATTTCAGGTGCAATTGTAGGACGTGTTAAGTTTAAATCTTATATTGCGTTCATTGCCCTCTGGGGACTCATTGTATACGCACCTGTCTGCCACTGGGTCTGGGGTGGTGGATTCCTTACCGGAGAAGCTCTAGACTTTGCAGGTGGTACAGTTGTTCATATAACTTCAGGTGTCTCTTCGCTTGCAATTCTGACCTACATCGGCAAGAGACGTGGTTTTGGAGTAGACCCGTTAAAACCACACAATGTTACTCTGACGCTCCTTGGAGGTGGCCTTCTCTGGTTCGGATGGTTTGGGTTCAACGCAGGTTCAGCTCTTGCTGCAAATGAGATCGCAGCACTTGCATTTATTACGACGCTTATAGCTCCAGCAGCTGCAGGTTTTGTCTGGATGGCACTTGAATGGCGTCACTTTGGATATCCGACTGCCCTGGGATTTGCAACGGGTGTTCTAGCAGGACTTGTTGCAATAACTCCATGTGCGGGTTTTGTTACGCCAATGGCAGCAATTCCTATAGGCATGATCACAAGTTTTGTGTGCTACAAAGCTGTAGGACTCAAAGAAAGGTTCGGATATGATGATTCGCTGGATGCCTTTGGAGTACATGGAGTAGGAGGAATAGTAGGTGCACTTCTGGTAGGTGTATTTGCAAGCGTAGGAGGAACTGGTCTCCTGCTTGGAAACACCAGCCAGATGTTAATCCAGCTTCAAGGCGTTGTTATCACGATTGTTTATGCAGCTGTTGGTACTCTCCTTATCGGATTCATACTCAACAGGACTATAGGGCTTAAAGTCACCGAAAGCGAAGAAAACATCGGACTTGACAAAACGCAGCATGGTGAAATTGCATATAACGTTTAA